A window of the Chloroflexus sp. Y-396-1 genome harbors these coding sequences:
- a CDS encoding Crp/Fnr family transcriptional regulator, giving the protein MLTPQELRIAKEILPFLGDPATQIGQDFTTQATLLHIPAGTIIFSEGDECNVFAVLASGTVRVFKIGETGREITLYRFGRGESCILTTSCVLSARQFPAIAIVEKDTTAFVIDQITFRDWINRYSEWRDYVFQLLSQRLATVMAIVDEIAFRRVDVRLAEFLLRHAAGKPPILYATHQHIAAELGTSREVVSRILADFSDDGLISSGRGQIIVLDRERLQQRTQAR; this is encoded by the coding sequence ATGCTCACACCGCAAGAGCTGCGCATTGCAAAGGAAATACTACCTTTTCTCGGTGACCCGGCAACGCAGATTGGTCAGGACTTCACCACTCAAGCTACCCTTCTCCACATTCCAGCCGGTACGATCATCTTTTCAGAAGGCGATGAGTGTAACGTTTTTGCCGTGTTAGCAAGCGGTACTGTGCGCGTTTTTAAAATCGGTGAAACGGGACGAGAAATCACGCTCTACCGCTTCGGTCGCGGCGAGAGCTGCATTCTAACCACGAGCTGTGTCTTGAGCGCACGACAGTTTCCAGCCATTGCTATCGTTGAAAAAGACACAACTGCTTTCGTGATCGACCAGATCACATTTCGCGATTGGATCAACCGATACAGTGAATGGCGTGATTACGTCTTTCAACTACTCTCACAGCGATTAGCGACCGTCATGGCTATCGTTGACGAAATCGCCTTTCGGCGGGTCGATGTACGCCTGGCCGAATTTTTGTTACGACATGCTGCTGGTAAACCACCCATTCTCTATGCTACCCATCAACACATCGCCGCCGAATTGGGCACATCCCGTGAAGTGGTCAGTCGTATTCTCGCCGATTTCAGTGATGATGGCTTAATCAGTAGTGGGCGAGGGCAAATCATTGTGCTTGATCGTGAACGGTTGCAGCAACGCACTCAGGCAAGATAG
- the kynU gene encoding kynureninase, translating to MTVPLDAAYADQLDAADDLAGLRQAFVHKEPDLIYLDGNSLGRLPKAAVDVVNDLVQRQWGERLIRGWNEGWFDLPERIGAKIARLIGAAPDEVIVADSTSVNLFKLVVAALRARPGRVRIVSDDLNFPSDLYILQGVADLLNAGHEIALAYSADGIHGPVEAILGLLDHSTALLTLSHVTFKSGFLYDMKALTAAAHAVGALTLWDLSHSVGVVPIDLNGSDVDLAVGCCYKYLNGGPGAPAFLYIRRDLQDRLVNSIAGWMGQQNMFDFDLTYTPAAGLRRFLTGTPPVVSLALIEPGVDLVLAAGIERLRAKSIAQTEYLIDLWQQRLAPLGYTLNSPRDPARRGSHISLGHPAGLGIDLALINELNVLPDFRAPDNIRLGIAPLYTSFRDLYIAVERLAQAVTEKRYLKYQSHRPIVT from the coding sequence ATGACCGTGCCGCTTGATGCTGCCTATGCCGATCAGCTTGATGCCGCAGATGACTTAGCTGGATTGCGGCAGGCATTTGTGCATAAAGAGCCAGATCTGATCTATCTTGATGGCAACTCCCTGGGTCGCCTGCCGAAAGCCGCAGTCGATGTGGTCAACGATCTGGTACAACGACAATGGGGAGAACGGCTGATCCGTGGTTGGAATGAGGGTTGGTTTGATTTACCCGAACGGATCGGGGCCAAAATCGCACGTCTGATCGGTGCCGCTCCCGATGAGGTGATCGTTGCCGATAGTACCTCGGTGAATCTGTTCAAGCTGGTAGTAGCTGCACTCCGCGCCCGTCCTGGTCGAGTGCGCATCGTGAGTGACGACCTCAATTTTCCCTCCGATCTGTACATCTTGCAAGGAGTGGCCGATCTGCTAAATGCAGGGCACGAAATTGCGCTGGCTTATTCAGCCGATGGTATTCATGGCCCGGTTGAGGCGATACTCGGTCTGCTCGATCATAGCACGGCTTTGCTAACGTTATCGCACGTGACGTTCAAGAGTGGCTTTCTCTACGACATGAAGGCTCTCACCGCTGCTGCTCATGCCGTTGGTGCCCTGACCCTGTGGGATCTCAGCCATTCTGTGGGTGTGGTACCGATTGATCTCAACGGCAGCGATGTCGATCTGGCGGTTGGCTGTTGCTATAAATATCTGAATGGGGGACCGGGTGCGCCAGCCTTCTTATATATTCGGCGTGATTTGCAAGATCGGTTGGTGAACTCTATTGCCGGTTGGATGGGGCAGCAGAATATGTTTGACTTTGACCTTACCTATACCCCTGCAGCCGGCTTACGCCGTTTTCTGACGGGTACACCACCAGTAGTGTCGCTAGCGCTGATTGAGCCGGGAGTTGATCTCGTACTGGCCGCCGGGATTGAACGCTTACGCGCCAAATCGATAGCGCAAACTGAATATCTGATCGACCTGTGGCAGCAGCGACTGGCACCGCTAGGGTATACGCTAAACTCGCCACGAGACCCGGCACGTCGTGGTTCTCATATTTCGCTCGGTCATCCGGCGGGGTTAGGTATTGATCTGGCGCTCATTAATGAGCTGAATGTTCTGCCTGATTTTCGTGCTCCCGACAACATCCGGCTCGGTATTGCGCCACTCTATACCAGCTTTCGCGATCTTTACATTGCTGTAGAACGATTGGCGCAAGCGGTTACTGAAAAACGTTATCTGAAGTATCAGTCTCATCGTCCTATCGTTACCTGA
- a CDS encoding phosphoribosylaminoimidazolesuccinocarboxamide synthase, translating into MELGAVIAEGKTKIVYAHPSDPDLAILYHKDGITAGDGARRSIIEGKGALAGQTTANVFRLLNRAGIATHFVDAPEPTLTIVRRCTMIPLEVVMRRLPAGSYLRRHPEAAGQRFDPPLIEFFLKDDARHDPQISPQEIMSQGIASPAEVEQMIDTGRKVFLTLEAAWQQLDVTLVDLKIEFGRTVQGNLVVADVIDNDSWRIWPGGDPDRMLDKQVYRNAQIVDDALLADVRARYALVAELTGRW; encoded by the coding sequence ATGGAACTGGGCGCTGTAATCGCTGAAGGTAAGACCAAAATCGTGTATGCGCATCCATCCGACCCCGATCTGGCAATTTTGTACCATAAAGATGGCATCACTGCTGGCGATGGTGCGCGTCGGAGCATTATTGAAGGAAAGGGAGCATTGGCCGGACAAACAACAGCTAATGTGTTTCGATTGCTTAACCGGGCTGGGATTGCAACGCACTTTGTCGATGCGCCTGAACCGACATTGACCATCGTTCGTCGGTGTACAATGATCCCCCTTGAAGTGGTGATGCGGCGCTTACCGGCAGGTTCGTATTTGCGTCGTCATCCTGAAGCTGCCGGCCAACGCTTCGATCCACCATTGATCGAGTTCTTCTTGAAAGATGATGCCCGCCACGATCCCCAAATCTCGCCCCAAGAGATCATGTCACAAGGCATTGCTTCGCCTGCTGAGGTTGAGCAGATGATCGATACCGGGCGTAAGGTCTTTTTGACGCTGGAAGCAGCATGGCAACAGCTTGACGTCACCCTGGTCGATCTCAAAATTGAATTTGGGCGGACTGTCCAGGGGAATCTGGTGGTGGCTGATGTGATTGATAACGACTCGTGGCGAATCTGGCCTGGCGGTGACCCTGACCGCATGCTCGACAAGCAAGTCTATCGCAATGCGCAGATAGTGGATGATGCGCTCCTTGCCGATGTGCGTGCGCGTTATGCGTTGGTTGCTGAGCTAACCGGTCGTTGGTGA
- the purM gene encoding phosphoribosylformylglycinamidine cyclo-ligase — MSQYSAAGVDIAAATRAKELMAAAVRSTHGPAVLAGMGAFGGCFDAALALAGMQAPVLVSSTDGVGTKTLVAAAVGRYDTVGQDLVHHAVNDILVQGARPLFFLDYIAVAKLDPVQVAAIVAGVAEGCRATGCALIGGETAEMPDVYAPGAFDLAGTIVGVVERSAMLPRTDIVAGDAIIALPSSGLHTNGYSLARRLVKHHFATEGYAARPAILGGQTIGEALLAVHRCYLSEVTALRAVVPVKALCHITGGGIYDNLPRVLPDGLGAEIVRGSWSIPPICQLLVELGRLDEQEAFHALNMGLGMLVIVPAESVSQVLATIPEARLVGRVATEPAVRLVDV; from the coding sequence ATGAGCCAGTATAGTGCAGCCGGCGTTGATATTGCCGCCGCAACACGAGCTAAAGAGTTAATGGCAGCCGCAGTACGTAGTACGCATGGGCCGGCAGTATTGGCCGGCATGGGTGCGTTTGGTGGTTGTTTTGATGCGGCTCTGGCGCTGGCAGGGATGCAAGCGCCGGTGTTGGTGAGTAGTACCGATGGTGTTGGCACCAAGACCCTGGTGGCTGCCGCTGTAGGTCGCTATGATACAGTGGGGCAAGACCTGGTCCATCACGCGGTGAACGATATTCTGGTGCAGGGGGCACGTCCGCTTTTCTTCCTCGACTATATCGCCGTTGCAAAACTCGATCCGGTACAGGTGGCAGCAATTGTAGCCGGTGTTGCTGAGGGGTGCCGGGCTACCGGTTGTGCGTTGATCGGTGGCGAAACGGCCGAAATGCCCGATGTATATGCACCGGGTGCCTTCGATCTGGCCGGTACGATTGTGGGGGTGGTCGAACGGTCGGCAATGTTACCGCGTACCGATATTGTTGCCGGTGATGCTATCATCGCGCTTCCCAGTAGCGGTTTGCATACCAATGGCTATTCACTTGCGCGACGGCTCGTGAAGCACCATTTTGCAACCGAAGGTTATGCGGCGCGTCCGGCCATTCTCGGTGGGCAAACAATTGGTGAAGCGTTGTTAGCTGTTCATCGTTGTTACCTGTCTGAAGTGACTGCTTTGCGCGCCGTAGTGCCGGTGAAGGCGCTGTGTCACATTACCGGTGGTGGCATTTACGATAATCTGCCACGGGTACTCCCTGACGGGTTGGGTGCCGAGATTGTGCGGGGAAGCTGGTCTATTCCGCCAATTTGCCAGTTGCTGGTTGAACTTGGGCGCCTTGACGAACAAGAAGCGTTTCATGCCCTCAATATGGGGCTGGGCATGCTGGTGATTGTGCCTGCCGAGTCGGTGAGCCAGGTACTGGCGACTATCCCGGAAGCACGCCTGGTAGGCCGGGTAGCGACAGAACCGGCTGTCCGGCTGGTCGATGTGTAA
- the hisG gene encoding ATP phosphoribosyltransferase: MTLRFAIPSKGSGYDATIALLESCGLRVTRANPRQYTAVLRGLPDTEVLLHRPADIVLKVAEGAIDLGVTGYDLLHELRGDDDDVLIVIEDLGFWRVELVFAVPQSWIDVTSWADLADLAVEFQSRGRRLRIATKYPNTVRRFCYAHGINVFELVESQGATEAAPGLGYADIIADITETGTAIRENQLKIVGGPLLRSQAVLIGSRRTLRGNPSRLELVRQLCELIEARRRGRLFYSLTANLPGTSVEEVGRKVTARHELAGLQGPTIAPVWSKFAGDSGWYAVNVVVPQEELLPAIDYLRSIGASSVTTVQVQHVFRAQSEAFARLCARLGEEQV; encoded by the coding sequence ATGACACTTCGTTTTGCAATCCCTTCAAAAGGCTCTGGTTACGATGCAACGATTGCCTTGCTTGAGAGCTGTGGTTTGCGAGTGACGCGGGCCAATCCCCGCCAGTATACGGCGGTGTTACGCGGGCTTCCCGATACCGAAGTATTACTGCATCGGCCGGCAGACATTGTGTTGAAGGTGGCCGAGGGGGCAATCGATCTCGGTGTAACCGGTTACGACCTCTTGCACGAACTCCGTGGCGACGATGATGATGTGTTGATCGTGATTGAAGATCTCGGTTTCTGGCGGGTAGAACTGGTCTTTGCCGTCCCTCAGAGTTGGATCGATGTAACGTCGTGGGCCGATCTGGCCGATCTGGCGGTAGAGTTTCAGTCACGTGGTCGCCGGTTACGGATTGCTACCAAATATCCTAATACGGTACGACGTTTTTGTTATGCTCATGGCATCAATGTCTTTGAGTTGGTTGAATCGCAAGGGGCAACCGAAGCTGCGCCTGGCCTTGGCTATGCCGATATTATTGCCGACATTACTGAAACGGGTACTGCCATTCGTGAGAATCAATTGAAGATCGTTGGTGGGCCGTTGCTACGTTCGCAGGCGGTCCTCATCGGTTCCCGGCGTACACTGCGCGGGAACCCTTCCCGGCTCGAGCTGGTGCGTCAACTTTGTGAATTGATTGAAGCGCGCCGACGTGGGCGTCTCTTCTACTCGCTGACTGCCAATCTCCCCGGTACCTCGGTCGAAGAGGTCGGACGCAAGGTCACAGCTCGTCATGAACTGGCCGGTTTGCAGGGGCCAACGATTGCACCGGTCTGGAGTAAGTTTGCCGGTGATAGCGGCTGGTACGCTGTGAACGTCGTAGTGCCGCAAGAGGAGTTACTACCGGCTATCGATTATCTGCGGAGCATCGGGGCTAGCAGTGTGACAACGGTGCAGGTACAACACGTCTTTCGGGCACAGAGCGAGGCGTTTGCGCGACTCTGCGCACGTCTCGGTGAGGAGCAGGTATGA